A genomic stretch from Etheostoma cragini isolate CJK2018 chromosome 8, CSU_Ecrag_1.0, whole genome shotgun sequence includes:
- the LOC117948832 gene encoding histone H3-like — translation MARTKQTARKSTGGKAPRKQLATKAARKSAPATGGVKKPHRYRPGTVALREIRRYQKSTELLIRKLPFQRLVREIAQDFKTDLRFQSSAVMALQESSEAYLVGLFEDTNLCAIHAKRVTIMPKDIQLARRIRGERA, via the coding sequence ATGGCCAGGACCAAGCAGACCGCCCGTAAGTCCACCGGAGGAAAGGCCCCCCGGAAGCAGCTGGCCACCAAGGCTGCGCGTAAAAGCGCGCCGGCCACCGGCGGCGTGAAGAAGCCTCACCGGTACAGGCCCGGGACAGTGGCCCTGAGGGAGATCCGCCGCTACCAGAAGTCCACCGAGCTCCTGATCCGCAAGCTGCCTTTCCAGCGCCTGGTCCGCGAGATCGCTCAGGACTTCAAGACCGACCTGCGCTTCCAGAGCTCCGCCGTCATGGCGCTGCAGGAGTCCAGCGAGGCCTACCTGGTGGGTCTGTTCGAGGACACCAACCTGTGCGCTATCCACGCCAAGAGGGTCACCATCATGCCCAAAGACATCCAGCTGGCCCGCCGTATCCGCGGAGAGAGGGCTTAA
- the LOC117948833 gene encoding late histone H2A.L3: MSGRGKGVGKTRAKAKSRSSRAGLQFPVGRVHRHLRKGNYAHRVGAGAPVYLAAVLEYLTAEILELAGNAARDNKKTRIIPRHLQLAVRNDEELNKLLGGVTIAQGGVLPNIQAVLLPKKTEKAAKK, from the coding sequence ATGTCTGGACGCGGTAAGGGAGTCGGTAAGACCAGAGCCAAGGCCAAGAGCCGGTCATCCCGGGCCGGACTTCAGTTCCCGGTCGGACGTGTCCACAGACACTTGAGGAAGGGCAACTATGCTCACCGGGTCGGTGCCGGGGCTCCGGTGTACCTGGCGGCGGTGCTCGAGTACCTCACCGCTGAGATCCTGGAGCTGGCCGGTAACGCCGCTCGCGACAACAAGAAGACCCGGATCATCCCCCGTCACCTGCAGCTGGCCGTCCGCAACGACGAGGAGCTGAACAAGCTGCTCGGCGGGGTGACCATCGCTCAGGGCGGCGTGCTGCCCAACATCCAGGCCGTCCTGCTGCCCAAGAAGACCGAGAAGGCCGCGAAGAAGTGA